A stretch of Paenibacillus peoriae DNA encodes these proteins:
- a CDS encoding WXG100 family type VII secretion target, translating to MTKIQVTPEQLDSVASQFANAHGTLYNQLNGLDSTMNHLHNQWDGMERNRFYNDYRTAKYTLSSVLNKVQSIEIELKSIASKFRNADGESTRGFWTALAAAMSASAALAGSGEAGDHGGGIAKQPKNIDEWEQSDAVKYHQYEELLKNAEAIGDKQVMQKIHDQMNVLQLQYEDSVTRTDYNTGETSKITSDSLVAVTELTGKDGSKTDISIDKKGNVVSYEQNTDKYDYWVQKHTQSAGEHALGKTAQTVTGYGIGLILSRGAGVSGGGSGIGTGAASGWGEHVVGIGGGMLSDKVLFSVPDEGETRTMIYRTNKETGHIENMIIVTKGENEMEYRYWEDYN from the coding sequence ATGACAAAAATCCAAGTCACACCGGAGCAGCTGGACAGCGTGGCCTCCCAATTTGCCAATGCCCACGGCACACTGTATAACCAGTTAAATGGCCTGGATAGCACAATGAACCACCTTCACAACCAGTGGGATGGTATGGAGAGGAATCGTTTTTATAATGACTATCGTACGGCTAAATATACACTATCTTCTGTATTAAATAAGGTTCAATCCATTGAAATTGAGCTGAAAAGCATCGCTTCGAAATTTAGAAATGCGGATGGTGAAAGCACACGTGGCTTCTGGACAGCCCTAGCAGCGGCAATGAGCGCTAGCGCAGCGCTGGCAGGCAGTGGAGAGGCTGGAGATCATGGTGGTGGAATTGCCAAGCAGCCCAAAAACATAGACGAATGGGAGCAGTCAGACGCGGTTAAATATCATCAATATGAGGAACTACTGAAAAACGCCGAGGCCATCGGCGACAAGCAGGTTATGCAGAAAATTCACGACCAGATGAATGTCCTGCAGCTGCAATATGAGGACTCCGTTACCCGTACAGATTACAATACAGGAGAGACCTCCAAGATCACATCCGATTCCCTTGTCGCCGTCACCGAACTGACAGGTAAAGACGGAAGCAAAACGGATATATCTATAGATAAAAAAGGGAATGTTGTGAGTTATGAGCAAAATACGGATAAATACGATTACTGGGTCCAAAAGCATACCCAATCAGCCGGAGAGCATGCTCTAGGTAAAACGGCCCAGACCGTCACCGGATATGGAATAGGTCTTATTTTGTCGCGCGGGGCTGGTGTTAGTGGGGGAGGTTCGGGCATCGGTACTGGCGCAGCCTCCGGCTGGGGGGAACACGTCGTCGGCATTGGTGGCGGCATGCTCAGTGACAAAGTACTTTTCTCTGTACCCGATGAGGGCGAAACCCGTACCATGATCTACCGAACGAATAAAGAAACCGGACATATTGAGAACATGATCATCGTCACCAAAGGTGAGAATGAAATGGAGTATCGCTATTGGGAGGATTATAACTAG
- a CDS encoding DUF1273 domain-containing protein, whose amino-acid sequence MKNLLVSGYRAHELNIFSQKHEGIPYIKKAIAGRLIPLIEEGLEWVITPGQYGVDLWACEVVTALKQQYPHLKCSIMMAYQNMDEKWKEDKKEYFQQICAEVDYVGVVSRQPYQGIWQLRARDELLFRKTDGLLLVYDEDAGEGSPRFMKELALKKQQAEGYQYSSISSEDIQSIADEERLFMDL is encoded by the coding sequence ATGAAAAACTTGCTCGTTTCGGGCTATCGTGCCCATGAGCTGAATATTTTCAGTCAGAAGCACGAAGGCATTCCATATATTAAAAAGGCGATTGCAGGCAGGCTTATTCCCCTGATTGAAGAAGGGCTGGAATGGGTGATTACCCCAGGCCAATATGGGGTGGACTTGTGGGCCTGTGAGGTCGTTACTGCACTAAAACAGCAATATCCCCACCTCAAATGCTCTATTATGATGGCTTATCAAAATATGGACGAAAAATGGAAGGAGGACAAAAAGGAATATTTTCAGCAGATTTGTGCCGAAGTTGACTATGTAGGAGTAGTCAGCCGCCAGCCTTATCAGGGGATATGGCAACTTAGGGCACGGGATGAACTTCTTTTCCGCAAAACAGACGGTTTATTGCTTGTTTACGATGAGGATGCCGGAGAGGGCAGCCCACGTTTTATGAAGGAACTTGCATTGAAAAAACAACAGGCAGAGGGCTATCAGTATAGTAGCATCAGCTCGGAGGATATCCAGAGCATTGCGGATGAAGAACGATTATTCATGGACCTCTGA
- a CDS encoding iron-sulfur cluster biosynthesis family protein: MSIHLELDSLSVERLEMALSGRPGMFKLFYDTEDCGCNGVLVILVVTAPNATDKAVQSEPYSFWVDQQQEQQFDSRMRLEADPSYPSFKLSSDAGIFSSNVRIQDRRANSSEE, translated from the coding sequence ATGAGCATACATTTGGAATTGGATTCCTTATCCGTTGAAAGGCTAGAAATGGCCCTTTCAGGACGACCGGGAATGTTCAAGCTGTTTTATGACACCGAGGATTGTGGATGCAATGGCGTACTCGTCATTTTGGTTGTCACCGCGCCCAATGCAACTGATAAAGCAGTACAGTCTGAGCCTTATTCTTTTTGGGTAGATCAGCAGCAGGAACAGCAGTTCGATAGCAGAATGCGGCTTGAGGCAGACCCTAGTTACCCGTCGTTCAAGCTAAGTAGTGATGCCGGTATATTTAGTAGCAATGTTAGAATTCAAGATCGGCGCGCGAACTCGTCCGAGGAGTGA
- a CDS encoding HPr family phosphocarrier protein, whose protein sequence is MMTPIKVKDVKDIEKINQIVSNYTYDIWIHGKSGMADAKSILGMYVLKLDEPLTLVVPDNVNPKKLFKELEEFIHFPAQEG, encoded by the coding sequence ATGATGACACCCATCAAGGTAAAAGACGTTAAGGATATTGAAAAAATCAATCAAATCGTATCCAATTATACGTATGACATCTGGATTCATGGCAAAAGCGGCATGGCAGATGCCAAATCCATTTTAGGCATGTACGTGCTGAAGCTGGATGAGCCGCTAACTCTGGTTGTACCTGACAATGTTAATCCCAAGAAGTTGTTCAAGGAGTTGGAGGAGTTTATCCATTTTCCTGCTCAAGAAGGATAA
- a CDS encoding IseA DL-endopeptidase inhibitor family protein: MKLNTKLSALCIAATLMSVAQAAAAAPAVTAPAEATQPSVASPAASAPAQVPAPAASAPATTPAPAQAPSAPASSPPAAAAGSAKAATPVAPSAPAQRPSTSVAPAAAPIVPSTVKPSKPQQPSTSAPAAAATNVKPTQLDKLNHESAVPLVLEAQSRYQYAISGGSPVGKSFQLNGKSYRYLSEDIGTKTKLISYLTQAYTKQASEQFVGKFFVEVNGRLAQLNADGGNLLEFNRATAKMVTMTPVKRSYLLTVPYPAQTKKANEKITVNFEKVGSYWKISSAPHVIF, from the coding sequence ATGAAATTAAATACGAAGCTATCAGCACTATGCATTGCGGCCACACTTATGAGCGTGGCACAGGCCGCCGCTGCCGCGCCCGCTGTGACCGCTCCAGCGGAAGCGACGCAACCGAGCGTTGCCAGTCCGGCCGCATCCGCCCCGGCTCAGGTGCCAGCACCAGCAGCGTCTGCACCGGCTACGACTCCAGCCCCGGCGCAAGCGCCGTCGGCTCCAGCAAGCTCGCCCCCGGCTGCAGCCGCAGGTTCTGCCAAAGCCGCTACACCAGTAGCTCCGTCTGCACCAGCACAGCGTCCATCTACATCGGTAGCACCCGCGGCTGCTCCGATCGTACCTTCGACTGTGAAGCCGTCTAAGCCGCAACAGCCGTCCACTTCAGCGCCAGCAGCAGCGGCTACCAACGTGAAACCGACGCAACTGGACAAGCTGAACCACGAGAGTGCGGTTCCGCTTGTGCTGGAGGCGCAGTCTCGTTATCAATATGCAATCAGTGGTGGCAGCCCGGTGGGTAAGTCGTTCCAGTTGAACGGTAAAAGCTACCGCTATCTGTCCGAGGACATCGGTACAAAGACCAAATTGATCAGCTATCTGACGCAGGCCTACACAAAGCAGGCGAGTGAGCAATTTGTCGGTAAATTTTTCGTCGAAGTTAATGGCAGATTAGCTCAGTTGAACGCAGATGGTGGCAATTTGTTAGAGTTCAACCGGGCTACGGCGAAAATGGTAACCATGACTCCGGTGAAGCGCAGCTATTTGCTGACTGTGCCTTATCCGGCACAAACCAAGAAGGCGAATGAGAAAATCACCGTGAATTTTGAAAAGGTCGGCAGCTACTGGAAAATCAGCTCCGCGCCGCATGTCATTTTCTAA
- a CDS encoding S-layer homology domain-containing protein has translation MKNKKLTAQLAAALLLLSPSLPAGAEQATVIDAASVANGPTGNNTATWTDVQQLTTQQLEQLQKARELGIIQGDPAGTLRPGQKLTRQELAALLVKALQLPTGNLDGAASFTDVPADSWGRPAIEAARKAGLMQGDANGRFRPNDLISAQELVALLVRSAGTGTSAGTPASTTDSPSAQTLPTAWKDASPWAAPMIRAALNNGLMSEFGGNLHAKDSVSRVDAASLLVSALFPQERASQLEEMDGKQIRINGIAYDVAEPLRGIFHADNQTALRNAGIRFHATGRTVDKVTWLELRSSGTSARDGEAEFSGNIVLNGHGSTLNGDLVIAGDFTSVLHLNVEQQLTVDARVQQDFYAQDVQVQGQTHINGGDNNTVVFDSSTLTQMDVTKPEVHVVLSGTASATIMNVQSSASIEVSANASLPQLNVNEGANKVNLQGTVQTVQVNGSQSVEMTGNSTIQQLTVTGTGALELKTTGSIENIQVSNPAAKVNVSGNVQVSAVTLGTGVASNAVTGLAAASVTGTSSSSGSSSGSSSSANRSPEVVNASVERVVTEGAGEQLYDLRQFFTDPDGDTLTFSAASLQSGIVRASVSGNTLKLTPVSVGKASISVSANDGRGKRVSSTFKITVNGQPVSAGIPDQALTVGQSDSVLHLNDYVQDPENASLTYQVTVDDPAVASVVLAEDELRLSPLRAGSTSVHVTANDGQQGEDGSTGQKQIDFKLTVQGAPNHAPHGQAPQPLTVTLGQPDMTLDLSTIFTDADGDPLVFTAISSDASIVQTTIMRAQLSLQSLQAGSVSITLTADDSKGGTDTVTLIVTVLPIPNSSPVVTRAPDAVHLILGKADGTVDLSTIFADPDHDPIRYEISASDPAVADATVQNDQLVIHGLTSGNTVITITAKDDRGGEISADLQVHLLENAVITAIPEQLLQLGDAASELDLSPFLLNWDLASLSVTADTYDPGIATAHMNGQKLQLNPVSVGTTSVTLSVYDQYGRAEGATFPVTVSMPQLNQAPQVVAAINEQVLTPGVTQQRDYDLQQLFSDEDGDVLQFTVSSSDPTLVSASINGSILTVASGTGSGLAAVTITATDGRGGSVQYTLNTRNAELVSGGITPIGVKYGLPHRTVDLSSYFPGQSKFLVYRGTPSSTFIGPVELMGTSIPLSPEPLLVWVVGADGRAVVFQVQQEPQQAPAVYFSQYVDGGDGRIVLQLYYNGNGDPSHRADGYSLEFHQWMKKTNQMKVTTLPINPVYPAMPYIIIDTIFYDFMDITNAWYFNDEGDFYNPNEFNTVAYVLKYQGQVVDVLGNPNSHEQFTPQGGTFVRKSGISYGSSAYNQPDEWNAFPKGTFQFVGIHTP, from the coding sequence ATGAAAAATAAGAAGTTAACCGCTCAGCTGGCAGCTGCATTGCTGCTGCTGAGCCCCTCGCTTCCTGCCGGAGCAGAGCAAGCTACCGTGATAGATGCGGCTTCCGTAGCCAATGGGCCGACAGGGAACAATACTGCCACCTGGACGGACGTACAGCAGCTTACAACACAGCAATTGGAACAACTGCAAAAAGCCCGTGAACTCGGGATTATCCAAGGCGACCCCGCCGGAACGCTCCGACCTGGGCAGAAGCTCACACGTCAGGAGCTAGCCGCACTGCTGGTCAAAGCATTGCAGCTTCCGACGGGCAACCTGGACGGCGCTGCCTCCTTCACGGACGTGCCCGCCGATAGTTGGGGGCGCCCGGCTATAGAGGCAGCCCGTAAGGCCGGGCTGATGCAGGGCGACGCCAACGGACGCTTCCGTCCGAATGACCTGATCAGCGCCCAGGAACTGGTCGCGCTGTTGGTCAGGTCCGCTGGGACGGGGACGTCTGCGGGCACGCCCGCTAGCACAACCGACTCGCCGTCGGCACAGACGCTGCCGACGGCGTGGAAGGACGCCAGCCCGTGGGCGGCCCCGATGATTCGGGCGGCGCTGAATAACGGGCTGATGAGTGAATTTGGCGGAAATCTACACGCCAAAGACTCGGTAAGCCGCGTAGATGCGGCCAGCCTACTCGTATCTGCTTTGTTTCCACAGGAGCGTGCTTCGCAGCTCGAGGAAATGGACGGCAAGCAGATACGGATCAATGGCATCGCGTATGACGTGGCAGAGCCGCTGCGCGGCATTTTTCACGCGGATAATCAGACCGCGCTGCGCAACGCGGGCATTCGTTTCCATGCCACAGGCCGGACGGTGGACAAGGTGACTTGGTTGGAGCTTCGCAGCAGCGGGACTTCGGCTCGTGACGGCGAAGCGGAGTTCAGTGGCAACATTGTGCTGAACGGACACGGCTCCACGCTAAACGGAGATTTGGTGATCGCTGGTGATTTTACATCCGTACTGCACTTGAATGTGGAACAGCAGTTAACGGTGGATGCCCGGGTACAGCAGGATTTTTATGCACAGGATGTACAGGTGCAGGGACAGACCCATATTAATGGCGGAGATAACAATACAGTTGTATTTGATAGCTCAACGTTGACGCAAATGGATGTCACAAAGCCAGAAGTTCACGTTGTACTTAGTGGTACCGCAAGCGCGACGATCATGAACGTCCAATCCAGCGCAAGCATTGAGGTTAGCGCGAATGCTTCCTTGCCGCAGCTGAATGTTAATGAAGGGGCGAACAAAGTCAATCTTCAGGGAACGGTTCAGACCGTTCAGGTAAATGGCAGCCAGTCCGTCGAGATGACAGGTAATAGTACAATCCAACAGCTGACTGTCACAGGGACGGGTGCCTTGGAATTGAAAACGACAGGCAGTATTGAAAATATTCAAGTCAGCAACCCGGCAGCTAAGGTAAATGTGAGTGGAAATGTACAGGTTTCTGCGGTCACACTGGGTACCGGAGTAGCTTCCAACGCTGTTACGGGTCTAGCTGCGGCAAGTGTAACAGGTACGTCCTCATCTTCTGGAAGCTCATCTGGTTCATCCAGCAGCGCTAACCGTTCACCGGAAGTCGTGAATGCTTCAGTAGAGCGTGTAGTCACAGAAGGCGCTGGTGAACAGTTGTACGATTTACGCCAATTCTTTACCGATCCTGATGGGGATACCTTAACCTTTTCGGCAGCTTCTCTTCAATCCGGCATCGTACGGGCGTCCGTATCGGGCAATACATTAAAGCTTACGCCAGTCAGTGTCGGAAAAGCATCCATCAGTGTATCGGCTAATGATGGACGGGGAAAAAGGGTGTCGTCTACCTTCAAAATCACCGTGAATGGCCAGCCAGTATCTGCAGGTATACCAGATCAGGCGCTTACTGTGGGACAATCGGACTCGGTACTGCATTTGAATGATTATGTTCAGGACCCGGAAAATGCAAGCTTAACGTATCAGGTTACAGTTGATGATCCTGCTGTAGCGTCGGTGGTGCTTGCGGAGGATGAATTGCGTCTGAGTCCGCTTCGAGCGGGCAGTACGAGCGTTCATGTCACTGCCAATGACGGACAGCAAGGAGAGGATGGCAGCACAGGCCAAAAGCAGATTGATTTCAAGCTAACGGTTCAGGGCGCTCCTAACCATGCTCCACATGGACAAGCCCCTCAGCCGTTAACCGTCACATTGGGCCAGCCGGATATGACACTGGATCTTTCAACAATATTTACGGATGCAGATGGCGACCCACTGGTGTTCACAGCGATCAGTTCGGATGCTTCCATCGTGCAGACTACCATAATGAGAGCTCAGCTTTCTTTGCAGTCGCTGCAAGCGGGGAGTGTAAGTATTACCTTGACGGCAGATGACAGCAAGGGTGGAACAGATACAGTTACCTTGATTGTAACGGTTTTGCCCATACCTAACAGTAGCCCGGTAGTAACCCGTGCACCAGACGCTGTACATCTGATTTTAGGCAAGGCTGACGGAACTGTGGATCTGTCCACCATCTTTGCTGACCCGGACCATGACCCGATTCGTTATGAGATCAGTGCGTCTGATCCAGCCGTGGCAGATGCTACAGTTCAAAATGATCAGCTTGTTATTCATGGGTTGACTAGCGGCAATACCGTGATTACCATCACGGCTAAAGACGATAGAGGCGGAGAGATTAGCGCAGACCTACAGGTTCATCTATTGGAAAATGCGGTTATTACAGCGATCCCTGAGCAGTTGCTTCAATTGGGAGATGCTGCATCAGAACTGGATCTCTCACCGTTCTTATTGAACTGGGATCTAGCATCCCTGTCAGTGACAGCAGACACGTATGATCCAGGAATTGCTACGGCCCATATGAATGGTCAGAAACTACAGTTAAACCCAGTAAGTGTAGGGACCACGAGTGTAACACTCAGTGTGTATGATCAGTACGGACGTGCAGAGGGAGCGACGTTCCCGGTTACCGTCAGCATGCCTCAGCTAAATCAAGCTCCTCAAGTCGTAGCGGCTATAAACGAGCAGGTATTGACTCCCGGAGTTACACAGCAAAGAGATTATGATTTGCAACAGCTGTTCAGCGATGAGGATGGAGATGTGCTTCAGTTTACGGTCAGCTCCAGTGATCCGACATTGGTGAGTGCATCAATTAATGGCAGTATCTTAACGGTGGCTTCTGGAACAGGTAGCGGTCTTGCCGCTGTTACCATTACAGCCACGGATGGTCGGGGAGGTTCTGTGCAATACACGTTGAATACACGCAATGCCGAACTGGTTTCCGGCGGGATCACTCCGATAGGGGTTAAATACGGCTTGCCGCACAGAACCGTGGATCTGTCCAGTTATTTCCCAGGACAATCTAAATTCCTGGTATATAGAGGAACGCCATCATCGACATTCATCGGTCCTGTAGAACTTATGGGCACCTCCATTCCCCTTTCCCCCGAACCTTTACTGGTATGGGTGGTAGGAGCGGATGGAAGAGCTGTCGTATTTCAGGTCCAACAGGAACCACAGCAAGCGCCTGCTGTATATTTCTCGCAATATGTGGATGGCGGGGATGGAAGAATTGTTTTGCAATTGTATTATAACGGGAATGGAGATCCTTCCCATCGGGCAGACGGTTACTCACTGGAGTTTCATCAATGGATGAAGAAAACAAACCAAATGAAAGTTACCACTCTACCGATTAATCCGGTTTATCCTGCCATGCCCTATATAATCATCGACACTATTTTCTATGATTTCATGGATATTACGAATGCTTGGTATTTCAATGATGAGGGCGATTTCTACAACCCGAACGAATTTAACACTGTTGCATACGTTTTAAAATACCAAGGACAAGTGGTGGATGTATTAGGAAATCCAAATTCACATGAACAGTTTACTCCACAAGGAGGAACGTTCGTCCGCAAGTCAGGAATATCCTATGGATCGTCTGCCTATAATCAGCCAGATGAGTGGAATGCGTTCCCGAAAGGGACCTTTCAATTTGTCGGCATTCATACACCATAA
- a CDS encoding formate/nitrite transporter family protein has translation METEGLRNVEQLAMKKYKIYKQSLLRYLARSMLASMFIGFGVIVAFKTGNFFYMEHSPFTYPMAALTFGAAIILIAYGGGDLFTGNTFYYTYAALRKKLRWGQVLRLWAASYGGNLLGAGVFALLIYLTGLFDSSSVNSFLLSVVEHKMEAPAMQLFFRAILCNWLVCLAFFVPMFMKENGAKMFAMMLFVFCFFISGYEHSVANMCTFAIALVLDHPGTVSVAGVIHNLVPVTLGNLVGGVLLMGVMYYSVNLPFLDEKEH, from the coding sequence ATGGAGACGGAAGGCTTACGCAATGTCGAACAGCTAGCCATGAAGAAGTACAAAATTTACAAGCAGAGCCTACTCCGGTATTTGGCACGTTCCATGCTGGCGAGTATGTTCATCGGGTTCGGCGTTATTGTAGCCTTCAAGACGGGCAACTTTTTTTACATGGAGCATTCTCCATTCACTTATCCCATGGCGGCGCTCACATTCGGAGCGGCCATCATTCTGATCGCTTACGGCGGCGGGGATTTGTTTACAGGTAACACCTTCTATTACACTTATGCTGCGCTCCGTAAAAAGCTACGCTGGGGACAGGTGCTTCGATTATGGGCTGCCAGCTATGGCGGTAATTTGCTGGGTGCGGGGGTATTTGCACTCCTTATTTACTTGACCGGTCTGTTTGACTCCTCCAGCGTGAACAGCTTTCTACTGAGCGTGGTTGAGCATAAAATGGAAGCGCCTGCAATGCAGCTATTCTTCCGAGCTATTTTGTGTAATTGGCTGGTCTGTCTTGCCTTTTTTGTTCCCATGTTTATGAAGGAAAATGGTGCAAAGATGTTTGCCATGATGCTGTTTGTGTTCTGCTTTTTCATTTCGGGATATGAGCATAGTGTGGCTAATATGTGTACTTTCGCCATTGCGCTCGTGCTGGACCATCCGGGTACAGTTTCTGTCGCTGGCGTGATCCATAATCTCGTTCCGGTTACGCTCGGAAATCTGGTTGGCGGCGTGCTGCTTATGGGGGTTATGTACTATTCGGTGAATCTCCCGTTTTTGGACGAGAAAGAACACTAA
- a CDS encoding Cof-type HAD-IIB family hydrolase encodes MSDKKIIFFDIDGTLLDDDKKMPLTAEKAVFALKELGHEVAIATGRAPFMFKDIREQLEIDSYVSFNGQYVVLRGEVVATNPLNREALQTMTDLALTHNHALVYMDHMDMKANIPNDELVEKSVQTLKAKISVGYDPLYFQGRDIYQTLLMCTAEEEPFYETVFKAFDFVRWHPSSVDVVPHAGSKAKGIREITSRLGIAAENQYAFGDGLNDVEMLTAIHNSVAMGNGCDEAKAAAKMVTKRADEDGILYGLQKLGLLS; translated from the coding sequence ATGTCAGACAAAAAAATTATCTTTTTCGATATCGACGGTACATTGCTGGACGATGACAAGAAAATGCCATTAACGGCAGAAAAGGCCGTCTTTGCTTTGAAAGAGCTGGGACATGAGGTGGCCATTGCAACAGGACGTGCGCCTTTTATGTTCAAAGATATCCGCGAGCAGTTGGAAATTGACTCCTACGTCAGCTTTAATGGGCAATATGTCGTGCTCCGCGGGGAAGTGGTCGCTACCAATCCGTTGAACAGAGAAGCCTTGCAAACGATGACCGATCTGGCCCTCACACATAATCATGCCCTTGTATATATGGATCATATGGACATGAAGGCCAATATTCCTAACGATGAGCTTGTAGAGAAATCGGTCCAAACGCTTAAGGCCAAGATTTCAGTTGGATACGATCCGCTCTATTTCCAAGGAAGAGATATTTATCAGACGCTGTTGATGTGTACAGCAGAAGAAGAGCCTTTCTATGAAACGGTATTCAAGGCGTTTGACTTTGTGCGCTGGCATCCGAGTTCTGTGGACGTTGTTCCTCATGCTGGCTCCAAAGCGAAGGGTATCCGCGAAATTACGTCCAGACTGGGCATTGCCGCTGAAAATCAATACGCCTTTGGCGATGGCTTAAATGATGTGGAGATGCTGACAGCTATACATAACAGCGTCGCGATGGGCAACGGCTGTGATGAAGCCAAAGCCGCAGCTAAAATGGTCACAAAACGCGCAGATGAAGACGGTATTTTGTACGGACTGCAAAAGCTTGGTTTGTTAAGCTAA
- a CDS encoding rhamnogalacturonan lyase: protein MNKRFRYTALLCLGVMLCGVVTPMDSQVSAASTRQMEKLNRGAVAVKVPEGVLVSWRLLGTEADSVGFNLYRGTSKVNDAPIPSRTNFLDKAGSTSSSYTVRAVVNGAEQAASPAVKVWNNNYLDVPIQQPAGGTTPDNVSYTYHANDASVGDLDGDGEYEIVLKWDPSNAKDNSQSGYTGNVFLDGYELDGTRKWRIDLGRNIRAGAHYTQFLVYDFDGDGKAEIVCKTADGTVDGTGVKIGDASADHRNTSGYILNGPEFLTVFSGNTGKALSTIDYVPPRGTVSSWGDNYGNRVDRFLAGVAYLDGVRPSIVMARGYYTRTVLVAYDWRNGNLSRRWTFDSNSSTNAGTAGQGNHSLSVADVDGDDKDEIVYGSLVVDDNGAKLANTGMGHGDALHVGDLDPDRSGYEVFKVNEDKNATYGAAMYDPRNGNILWGVNTGKDTGRGMSADIDPRTKGNEQWAPGIGLRSAKGQLITNTLPSSINFGIWWDGDLLRELLDHTSSSAGKIDKWNYTNSTTSNLLTATGTSSNNGTKGTPSLQADLFGDWREEVIWRKSDNSALRIYTTPYESEHRFYTLMHDPVYRLSVAWQNVAYNQPPHTGFYLGEGMPKLQQPNIYTP from the coding sequence ATGAACAAAAGGTTTCGGTATACTGCGTTGCTCTGTCTCGGTGTCATGTTGTGTGGAGTGGTTACCCCGATGGATAGCCAGGTCTCTGCTGCCTCTACGAGACAAATGGAAAAGCTGAACCGGGGAGCCGTCGCTGTTAAGGTGCCTGAGGGTGTACTGGTGAGCTGGCGCTTGCTGGGCACGGAAGCGGATTCGGTCGGCTTTAATTTGTACAGAGGGACAAGCAAGGTGAATGATGCGCCGATACCATCGAGAACCAACTTTTTGGACAAGGCAGGTTCGACCTCATCTTCGTATACCGTTCGTGCCGTGGTCAATGGAGCAGAGCAGGCCGCTTCTCCTGCGGTGAAGGTATGGAACAACAACTATCTGGATGTTCCGATCCAGCAGCCCGCGGGAGGCACAACTCCGGATAATGTGAGCTACACGTACCATGCCAATGATGCCAGCGTAGGGGATCTCGATGGGGATGGCGAGTATGAGATTGTGTTAAAATGGGACCCTTCCAATGCCAAGGATAATTCGCAATCCGGTTATACGGGAAATGTATTTTTGGATGGCTACGAACTGGATGGAACGCGCAAATGGCGGATCGACCTGGGACGGAACATACGGGCTGGAGCCCACTATACGCAATTTCTCGTCTATGATTTTGACGGAGACGGCAAAGCAGAGATCGTATGTAAAACAGCAGACGGCACGGTAGATGGTACAGGTGTAAAGATTGGGGACGCTTCGGCTGATCATCGAAACACGAGTGGATATATTTTGAACGGACCCGAGTTTCTGACCGTGTTCTCAGGAAATACAGGCAAGGCTCTTAGTACCATTGACTATGTGCCACCACGCGGAACGGTATCGAGCTGGGGAGATAATTATGGTAACCGTGTAGATCGTTTTCTCGCCGGGGTTGCTTATCTGGATGGCGTGAGACCCAGCATAGTGATGGCACGTGGGTATTACACTCGCACCGTTCTGGTCGCATATGATTGGCGGAATGGTAACCTGAGCCGACGCTGGACCTTTGACAGCAACAGCTCCACCAATGCTGGAACTGCTGGACAGGGGAACCACAGTTTGAGCGTGGCAGATGTGGATGGAGATGATAAGGATGAGATCGTGTATGGCTCGCTGGTTGTAGACGATAATGGAGCGAAGCTGGCTAACACGGGGATGGGACATGGAGATGCACTTCATGTTGGCGATCTGGACCCCGACCGTTCGGGCTATGAAGTGTTCAAGGTGAACGAGGACAAAAATGCCACCTACGGAGCTGCCATGTACGATCCGCGTAATGGAAATATTTTATGGGGCGTAAATACAGGCAAGGATACCGGAAGAGGCATGTCAGCAGACATTGACCCGCGGACCAAAGGGAACGAGCAGTGGGCACCGGGTATTGGGTTGCGTTCAGCCAAGGGACAGCTCATCACCAACACGCTACCGTCTTCCATTAATTTTGGCATCTGGTGGGATGGGGATCTCCTCCGTGAACTGCTGGATCATACCTCATCAAGCGCTGGAAAGATAGACAAGTGGAACTACACGAACTCGACTACTTCCAACTTGCTTACGGCAACAGGAACGAGTTCCAATAACGGAACCAAAGGAACGCCGTCCTTGCAGGCCGATCTGTTCGGTGACTGGCGTGAGGAAGTCATTTGGCGTAAAAGTGATAATTCAGCGCTGCGTATCTACACAACACCATACGAGTCAGAACATCGATTTTACACGCTTATGCATGATCCAGTGTATCGCTTGAGTGTTGCCTGGCAGAACGTAGCTTATAATCAGCCGCCGCACACCGGGTTTTATCTGGGAGAAGGGATGCCCAAGCTCCAGCAGCCGAATATATATACTCCTTGA